In Acomys russatus chromosome 26, mAcoRus1.1, whole genome shotgun sequence, a genomic segment contains:
- the LOC127209536 gene encoding acylcarnitine hydrolase-like, with amino-acid sequence MPLDTLPGWLNAVACGLLFLLQVHGEDSASPIRTTHIGQVQGRLIYLNDTKVGVHTFLGIPFAKPPLGQLRFAPPESPEPWSGVRDATAYPARCLQNSETVNAESLEMMKLTLPPSSTSEDCLYLNIYVPAHAHEGSSLPVMVWIHGGALVMGMASIHDGSVLAAMEDVVVVTIQYRLGILGFFSTGDQHARGNWGYLDQVAALHWVQQNIARFGGDPDSVTIFGESAGGTSVSSHVVSPMSQGLFHRAIMESGVALLPDLISNTSEVIYTTVANLSGCEAVESETLVRCLRSKSEEEILAINKVFKMIPAVVDGKFLPKHPLELLASVDFHPVPSIIGVNNDEYGWLLPMIVGTAETIKEITRENLQAVLKKTAAQMMLPPECSDLLIEEYMGDTEDPQTLQIQFKEMMGDFMFVIPALQVANFQSSHAPVYFYEFCHKANFLKDTRPSHVRADHGDEVFFVFGSSFWGIKLDLTEEEELLSRRMMKYWANFARHGNPNSEGLPYWPMLHHEEQYLQLDTQPAVGRALKARRLQFWTKTLPQKIQELKCSQENRQEL; translated from the exons ATGCCGCTGGACACACTTCCTGGTTGGCTGAATGCTGTGGCCTGTggccttctgtttctcctccaaGTGCATG GTGAAGACTCAGCCAGCCCCATCAGGACCACCCATATAGGACAGGTTCAGGGCCGTCTTATCTACTTAAATGACACCAAAGTGGGTGTCCACACCTTCCTGGGAATTCCCTTTGCCAAGCCACCTCTAGGACAGCTGAGGTTTGCACCCCCTGAGTCGCCTGAGCCGTGGAGTGGCGTGAGGGATGCGACTGCCTACCCAGCCAG GTGTCTACAAAATTCTGAGACAGTGAATGCGGAGAGTCTGGAGATGATgaagctgaccctgcctcccagCTCTACATCTGAGGACTGCCTGTACCTCAACATCTACGTACCAGCTCATGCCCACGAGGGCTCTAGTCTGCCT GTGATGGTGTGGATCCATGGTGGTGCACTGGTTATGGGCATGGCTTCCATTCATGACGGATCTGTGCTGGCAGCCATGGAGGATGTGGTGGTGGTCACTATCCAGTACCGCCTGGGTATCCTGGGCTTCTTCAG CACTGGAGACCAGCACGCCAGAGGCAACTGGGGCTACCTGGACCAAGTGGCTGCCCTACATTGGGTCCAGCAGAACATCGCCCGCTTTGGAGGCGACCCTGACAGTGTCACTATTTTTGGCGAGTCTGCAGGTGGCACAAGTGTGTCTTCACATGTTGTGTCTCCCATGTCCCAAGGACTCTTCCACAGAGCCATCATGGAGAGTGGGGTGGCCCTGCTGCCTGACCTTATCTCCAACACCTCTGAggtgatctacaca ACAGTAGCCAACTTATCTGGTTGTGAGGCTGTGGAGTCAGAGACCTTGGTGCGCTGCCTGAGAAGCAAGAGCGAAGAGGAGATTCTGGCTATTAACAAG GTCTTCAAGATGATCCCTGCTGTGGTAGATGGGAAATTCCTACCCAAGCACCCCCTAGAGTTGTTGGCTTCTGTGGACTTTCATCCTGTCCCCAGCATCATCGGTGTTAACAATGATGAGTATGGTTGGCTTCTGCCCATG ATTGTAGGCACTGCTGAGACAATAAAGGAAATAACCAGAGAGAACCTGCAAGCTGTTCTTAAGAAGACAGCAGCACAAATG ATGCTGCCTCCTGAATGTAGTGACCTGCTAATAGAAGAGTACATGGGGGACACTGAGGACCCCCAGACCCTCCAAATACAGTTCAAAGAAATGATGGGGGACTTCATGTTCGTTATCCCTGCACTCCAAGTGGCGAATTTTCAGA GCTCCCACGCTCCTGTCTACTTTTATGAGTTCTGCCACAAGGCCAACTTCCTGAAAGATACCAGGCCATCCCATGTGAGAGCTGACCATGGCGAtgaggttttctttgtctttgggtCCTCCTTCTGGGGCATAAAac TTGACctcactgaggaggaggagctgctgaGCAGGAGGATGATGAAGTACTGGGCCAACTTTGCACGACATGG GAATCCCAACAGCGAGGGTCTACCCTACTGGCCCATGTTGCACCATGAGGAGCAGTACCTGCAGCTGGACACCCAGCCTGCTGTGGGCCGagccctgaaggccagaaggctGCAGTTCTGGACCAAGACTCTGCCCCAGAAGATCCAGGAATTAAAGTGTTCTCAGGAAAATCGCCAAGAGTTGTAG
- the LOC127209248 gene encoding pyrethroid hydrolase Ces2e-like: LCRPNPDVSSLSTGWDSGSPIRTTHTGQIRGSLVHMKGLDVGIHSFLGIPFAKPPVGALRFVPPEPPEPWSGVRDGTSYPAMCLQDITAMNMQALKLLKLALPPMPMSEDCLYLNIYTPAHAHEGSNLPVMVWIHGGSLVIGMASLYDGSTLAAMEDVVVVTIQYRLGVLGFFSTGDQHARGNWGYLDQVAALRWVQQNIAHFGGDPDRVTIFGNSAGGISVSSHVVSPMSRGLFHGAIMESGVALMSSLISESSDAVYRMVANLSECEQVDSEALVSCLRGKSEEEMMVINKAFKIIPGIVDGIFLPRHPKELFASADFQPVPSIIGVNNDEYGWIIPSSISTNGSQKEMDRETVQAFLQRRAAQMMWPPEFSDLLMEEYVGDSEDPQLLQVQFKEMVEDLFFVVPALQVAHFQRSHAPVHFYEFRHRPSFFKDSKPPHVKADHGDEVLFIFRSFWGGTQVDLTEEEELLSRRMMKYWANFARHGNPNSEGLPYWPVLDHKEQYLQLDIQPTVGRALKARGLQYWTKTLPQKIQELKEVKDRHVEL, from the exons TTATGCAGACCCAACCCTGATGTCAGCTCTCTATCCACAGGCTGGGATTCAGGCAGTCCCATCAGgaccacacacacaggccagatACGGGGAAGCCTAGTCCACATGAAGGGCCTTGATGTGGGTATCCATTCTTTCCTGGGAATTCCCTTTGCCAAGCCACCTGTCGGAGCACTGCGCTTCGTACCCCCTGAGCCACCTGAACCATGGAGTGGTGTGAGGGATGGGACCTCCTATCCAGCCAT GTGCCTGCAGGACATCACTGCAATGAATATGCAGGCTCTTAAGCTGTtaaagctggccctgcctcccatgCCTATGTCTGAGGACTGCCTATACCTTAACATCTATACACCAGCTCATGCCCACGAGGGTTCCAACCTGCCT GTGATGGTGTGGATCCATGGTGGTTCACTGGTTATAGGTATGGCTTCCTTGTATGATGGATCCACACTGGCAGCCATGGAGGATGTGGTGGTGGTCACTATCCAGTACCGTCTGGGTGTCCTGGGCTTCTTCAG CACTGGAGACCAGCACGCCAGAGGCAACTGGGGCTACCTGGACCAAGTGGCCGCCCTACGCTGGGTCCAGCAGAACATCGCCCACTTTGGAGGAGACCCTGACCGTGTCACCATTTTTGGCAACTCAGCAGGTGGCATAAGTGTGTCTTCACATGTTGTGTCCCCCATGTCCCGAGGGCTTTTCCACGGTGCCATCATGGAGAGTGGAGTTGCCCTGATGTCAAGCCTCATCTCAGAATCCTCTGACGCAGTCTATAGA ATGGTGGCTAACCTGTCTGAATGTGAACAAGTGGACTCAGAGGCCCTGGTGAGCTGTCTACGAGGCAAGAGTGAAGAGGAGATGATGGTGATTAACAAG GCCTTCAAGATCATCCCTGGTATAGTGGATGGCATCTTCCTGCCCAGACATCCCAAGGAGCTGTTCGCCTCTGCAGATTTCCAACCTGTCCCCAGCATTATCGGTGTCAACAATGATGAGTATGGCTGGATCATCCCCTCG AGCATCAGCACCAATGGCTCCCAGAAGGAaatggacagagagacagtgcAAGCTTTCCTGCAGAGGAGGGCAGCCCAGATG ATGTGGCCTCCTGAATTTAGTGACCTGCTGATGGAAGAGTACGTGGGGGACAGTGAGGACCCTCAGCTTCTCCAAGTGCAGTTCAAGGAGATGGTGGAAGATTTGTTCTTTGTGGTCCCTGCGCTGCAAGTAGCACATTTTCAAC GCTCCCACGCTCCTGTCCACTTCTATGAGTTCCGACATCGACCCAGCTTCTTCAAGGACTCCAAGCCACCCCATGTGAAGGCTGATCACGGGGATGAGGTCCTCTTTATCTTCAGATCATTTTGGGGAGGCACCCAAG TTGACctcactgaggaggaggagctgctgaGCAGGAGGATGATGAAGTACTGGGCCAACTTTGCACGGCATGG GAACCCCAACAGCGAGGGTCTACCCTACTGGCCCGTGTTGGACCATAAGGAGCAGTACCTGCAGCTGGACATCCAGCCTACCGTGGGCCGAGCCCTGAAGGCCCGAGGGCTGCAGTACTGGACCAAGACTCTGCCCCAGAAGATCCAGGAGCTGAAAGAGGTCAAGGACAGACACGTAGAGTTGTAG